The nucleotide sequence GGGTACAAGCTGTGAAATGAATGAGAAGCAGTACTCATGTTGTTACATGACAACTGCACAAGGGAAGATGAAGAAAATCTTGCAGTGGATGTCCTTGCTTCTTCTTCAGAGTTGACAGCTTCAGAAGACTTCAATTTCATGGTAATGGGAAGCCAAGTATTATCATTCTTCCGGAAAACACTGCTCTGCTCTAGGATAGCACCTTTACCTACTAACTCTTGCAACTCCAAATATGATAATGGTCCATGTTCATAACCAGCACCATCTAAATAGAACCAATCGCCCAGATCTACAGATAATTCATCAATAGTGCATATATGATCCTTTGGAATATTGAGTATAGTCCGGCATCTTTGCAAACTCTGAAAGTCATGTTCATGGAGCTTCCTTGAACGAGAGGAACCTTCATGAAGAGAATTCCTGTCACTACTAGAGTGAGACCTTGAAGATTTTGAAACATGCCGCTCACTGGTTTTGACTTTCATATGAGGTTCTATAGAACCTTGATCTTTCACAACACATGCATTAATCCGGACCACAGGTAGAATCGTACCCTTCACACCCCTAAGGGACAATGGCTTGGTTTGTGCTGATCTGCTAGCAACAGCACTTTTGCTTGGATCACTGGTGCTATCAGTATTATCATCTATTGACGAGAAAGCCCAAAGGGGCAGATCAAGCCTTTTGCTGCGGGAAGGATAGTAAAGATCATCTTTCCTGTGCCAACGGGGATCCTCGTGCCCAGATTTTGACATTTGACAAAGAGGATAGCTTTCATTGATGACAAGTTTCCGTCTATAAGATTTATCTTGACCAACCTCATCATTTCTCTTCCAGTCGCCACCTTTGCAAGACCACCTGCCAACAAACCAATCACTTGAACCACCACTAGGACCAGCATAATCCTTCCCAGAAGATGCAAAAACCGGTTTAATTTCACTGCTTTCTGTTGAGAAACCTTTAAAAACTCCACCAAATCCCTCCTCTCTTGGATATACGGATGGTGTTTGAGCTTTAAATCTTGAGAAACCTGCAAAAACACATACAGATTAGAAAAACCATTAGTTGCAGCATAAAAAAGAAAGTGTCAAAATGGAGCACACACCTGCTTCTCATAGTCTGTAAACCATTTATGTCAATTAATATTAAAAGGATCAAAGAAACGAAAAAAGGAAGCAAACAATAGCAGACTGAATTTCTTCAAACATAAGGGACAACCTCAAACAAAAAAGATTACATATTTGATCCATTTTCAATATCAGTCTTCCCCTTTCTTTTCAGGATCTACATCcatatttcttttatatatattctGATTCTAATTTGTGGCAATTAAGGAAGAAGTTAAAAATAGAGAGAATCCAAACTGACCAATGAAAttgaaaaacacacacacacacacacacacactaagaAGGCTGACAAATCAGAAGCTTTTTCTTTTCTGGAATCCATGCTCCATATTTCACATGTGAAATCCATGAAATGTACCCATTGGaataagaagagaaagaaaaaagttgAAAACAAAGGTTTAAAACAACCCAATGAAGAAATTGACCATTGCCCAGAAAAGATAAAGTGGAGGCAGGATAATCTAATCACTAGCTAACTTCCGTAACTCATATCACACACATGCCAAAATGAACTAAATTCATTTGAATAAGATAAACAAGGAATGCTACAAAATTTAAGAAAAGGATCACAAACAAATTTCCACACCAAAGGAAAGACAAATTAAAGGCTATGTAACAGATAATGTAATAAGGACAAAAAGTTTAGGGTGAAACCACAATAGAGGgagggagagaaagagaggataAAATATATGAAAACAAAAGGACAAACAGCTCAAGGTAAAACCACGTCACATAGAACTAAAAAAAGAgacaagtagagagagagagagagagagagagaggtcttgCATGCATGTTTTTATATTTattgaaaaagagggaggaggaatttTCTGTACCTTCAGATTGACCCCACTTTTCCCAATCTGCATGTTCAAATGTTGTATTCAGTGCTTCTGCAAGATTGTAAATGCCAACCAAGAAAAGGTTAATCATTGACATAAAACCTTGGGAGTATATAGAAATGCAATCAGATGAAATATGCTACAAGCATTTTACACCATTCTGGTTTGGGCCTCGTTTAGGTAGGATCTGGATCCAAACATGGACCAAGAACAGCCCTACTGTTGCTCTAACAGAAGGTCCAGTAAAAGATCAAGAAACACAAAATCAACAAAATTACCTCCGATAATCTCAAGCTCCTTTCCACCTACAATGGTGTAGCCACCCAACAAAGTTTCAACCCTCTCATCTATATGATAATCTTCCAAACATTCTGCTATGACTGGAGACTGCCCCTTAACTGCCTCCTTTTGCAGCAGCATAGAACTGGATGTTTCCTGACATATTATTCCAGCATCGACTAACAAATTCCCTGGGGCTTCTGGAGGGCTAGCCGTCTGGGTCACAACATCTGAAACAATAGAGGGCAAGTTCAAAGGCACCAAGGGGGAAGCAGCATTTTCAACAGTTACCCACCTGTCACTGTCAGCATGCTTTATCAAATGATCAGAAAGGAGGACCCCTTCATCAACCAATCGTCTGAGATCAACTAATTTTGAGGGTCCTTGTTCTATACCACAATGATCAAGATAAAACCACTTTCCAGCATCAAAATCAGATGTTATAGGATCTCGTGGCGGGGTGTCTGATATATCCATATCCTCTTCCATTGATGGTTCTTCAATAACCCCTAAAGGGGGagaaggaggaggtggaggagcagGTAACAGAGGAGGCGGCGGAAgaactggtggtggaggaggaggtggagtctCGCTGGAATGCCTACTTGAACTTTGGAACCGTTTTTCCTTATCGAGTCTGTCAATAGTGCTTCCGTCACAACTGCTCCTGCTTGGCTTATTCTTGAGAAAATCTTTTTCACTGTACTCCTTTCGTCCCAATCTCTCATCATGTCTGCTGGACTGCTGCTTTTCGCTACCTTGACTTTTCTTGTTTGATTCTCGGTGATCAGCAGAGTGCCGTTTGTCATGTGGTGACCGCTCCAAATGAGCTGGAGTTCGGTCTCGATGATCGTGGTGACGAGCTCGTTGACGTGGAGACCTATTAAAGCGACTTGGGGTATGATCCCTGTGATCAGAGTGGTGACTCTTTTCATGTGGAGATCGCTCCAAGCGACGAGGACTACGGTCCCTGTGATCAGCATGGTGGCTGCGCTCCTTTGGTGACCGCTCAGAATGGCCTGGGCTGCGGCCTTGCCTATCATGGCTACCTCGAGAAGAGAAGGATGGATCGTCATACCTAGAAGATGAGTACCTGCTGGATGATGGAACCTTCGATGTCGAAGATGATTCATTTCTATGTGACCTCTCCGGGTTAGTGGAACGACCAATCTCTTCAGATTTCCGATGAGTTCTTGAGCCTGACTGATCAGACAAATCAAAATGGTGCTTGTGGTTGCTGCTCTCAGACTCTATAGCTTGCCATTTATGCCACCTTCCCACCTTGCCCTCCCTGTCCCTGCTCCTTCCGTTGCTATTATCATGCTTAATCTCACCAGGTTCAACTTCAGAAACTCGTAAGCTTTTCTTAGCATCCCTCTCATGCACATTGCCATCCAATCTCGAAGAAGAAGACCTCTTCCTATGGTCGGAATCACACGGGCGTCTATCATTTCTCCGGTGACTATCCTCCAGGGAGCTCTGCTGACTGTTCTTCAATGATCTCTCTGTGACGTCACCCTTCTCCGAGTCCACCCTTCTTCCCCTGGTTGACTGATTCTGCGACTTCTCCAAATCTTGCCATCTCTTCCATTTATCTGGCACAAACTCACCCCTTTCTAGTTCTCTTCTATTTCGTCTGTCTGAAATGATTTCTCCCTTCTCCGCTTCATCTCTCCTCCGTCTATCTCCAACCTCCACTTCACTTTTCCGCCATTTCTTTGGAGCTGATTCCCCCTTCTCGAATTCCCCATTTCGAAGCTCCCCCTTCTCCAGTTCTCCGTTGTGCAACTCTCCCTCCTCCAACTCCCCCTTCCGATGCCTCTCCAGCTCGCCCTTCTCCAGCTCCCCCTTCTTGGCCCTTCTATCCAGTTCCAGACCTATTTCGGCACCCAACTCATCTTCCCTCTTGACCTCATCCCCCCTCTCGCCATTCCTCGTCTTCTTCTCCGCCCCAAAGGGATTCGAAGCAAGCACGCCTTTGCCCCCACAGAGTGACTCCGGAATCGGGAACCTCTCCATGATATGCTGCGAGGGTGCGCACGCGACTCCCCCCTCTCCCATGGAACTCCACCCGGAACCCTAAATGGGGTCCAGAGCCAGACCCGCGCCGCCAAAACCCTATCTTTCCACCGTTCCAGGACTGTCGATGCTCATCTCGCGGTTCGCAGTGCCCTCGGCTCCCAGCTCCAAGAATGAAAACCTAAACACACAAGCAACATTAAATATTTTCAATACCCAAAGAATGATGACGAATCAAGAACCAAGATCGACACAGATGCAACGGATTCCAACACGCCGGCATGGCGAATCCAAAATTCCGCATCGGAAACCCCATAATTCGTGCGGAAGCAGAAAGAGGAGGAGGGAAGGGGGTCGCCGGGGGGCTCACCAGTCGGAGAGTCGATGGAGCGAAGTCGTCGATCCGGAGATCTACGGCGGAGGTGCCCGGAAGGGCCGATCCGAGGGGCTTCTCGCTCGATAACTCCCTTTGCCTGCCTTCTCTGGCTCGCCGTTACCTTCTTGGCTCGGCCGCTCTAGGTGAGTCGCTGGCTCGCTCGCTCCCTCGCGATGGGGGGGAGAAGACGGAGTGCGAATAATGTTAAACTAATCGCGTCCCGTTTCGTGCTCGCGTAGTTATTTACATGTGTAGAATATGGACTTTACGGTATACCATACGGCGTAGGCGGTAAGCGTACCATCTGCTTGTATCTCGAATATGGCACTCTACGGTGCGGTCAACAcgcaagaaaacaagaaaatagtgcttttatatatatatatatatatatatatatatatatatatatatatatatatatatatatatatctctcttcaAAGgccaaaaattatatatatatagatacatatgtaTCTTCAATGTTCTAAAATAACAGATTTGCCCCTCTAACATTTAATATGATATATAATATACCTCTTTCAAATATTTAAATTCTTTGTATATGTCAGTCGTGTGAGGATATGTTCAATAAACTCATGTTAATTAATTACTATTATAAGTATAGGAACCATTACTAATGAGTTTTAACAAAATTAAGCTTTAAAGTTCCAAAAATGCTACTATATtttacaaaaaatattaatttatgaagATAATTTTTAAGATAACtaatgtttattatgctaaagatGAGATTAGCTACAACCCTTTTATATGTTTTTTTGAGTgccgcaatatatatatatatatatatatatatatatatatatatgtgtatatatatatatatatgtatatatgtatatatatgtatatatgtatatatatgtatatatgtatatatatttatatgtatatatatatgtgtatatatatatatatatatatatatataaattatatttagtgCATTTAAAGGAATAAATATATAAACCATTGACTTTGAAGGGATTCACGTGCAATTTTgcccccaaaaaaaaaagttgacaAGAATGGGGTCCATAGATCTCTGTTCTTTTATCTCAATTGTTAAATACATTGCTACTCGTTTGAGCGGTAGGAGTAGGTCAAATGACTAACATGTCTTATTGCTATTTTGATTATGGTGGCCTTTAGAGTTtcgaaaatatttaaatcataagtTGGAGATGGAGATATCACTTTAGGGTTTTTTTTTCCCATCATATACACCTATTTGTAGGTTATGAGGTCTTATAATAGCCTTCTAATTTTTCTGGTAAATATCTTTGTATAAATCTGCATGTCTTGTATCATACTtaatattaatgatgattttatctttttatgaccTATTTGAGAACATCATTATTATTAAAGCTAAAATAAACCTAATAATGTAACATCTTTCATTTTGTTGTCATCgtatgtatattttttttatgtttatatattaaaatattatttcttaatataaactGTCAAATTATTCACTTATGATGTTGGAGATCAGGATTcgagtttaaaaaaaatatttctatatttaGAAATAAGACTATGTATGTTGACTTTTCTTAAACTTCATAT is from Musa acuminata AAA Group cultivar baxijiao chromosome BXJ1-6, Cavendish_Baxijiao_AAA, whole genome shotgun sequence and encodes:
- the LOC135676498 gene encoding histone-lysine N-methyltransferase ATXR3-like isoform X3; amino-acid sequence: MGEGGVACAPSQHIMERFPIPESLCGGKGVLASNPFGAEKKTRNGERGDEVKREDELGAEIGLELDRRAKKGELEKGELERHRKGELEEGELHNGELEKGELRNGEFEKGESAPKKWRKSEVEVGDRRRRDEAEKGEIISDRRNRRELERGEFVPDKWKRWQDLEKSQNQSTRGRRVDSEKGDVTERSLKNSQQSSLEDSHRRNDRRPCDSDHRKRSSSSRLDGNVHERDAKKSLRVSEVEPGEIKHDNSNGRSRDREGKVGRWHKWQAIESESSNHKHHFDLSDQSGSRTHRKSEEIGRSTNPERSHRNESSSTSKVPSSSRYSSSRYDDPSFSSRGSHDRQGRSPGHSERSPKERSHHADHRDRSPRRLERSPHEKSHHSDHRDHTPSRFNRSPRQRARHHDHRDRTPAHLERSPHDKRHSADHRESNKKSQGSEKQQSSRHDERLGRKEYSEKDFLKNKPSRSSCDGSTIDRLDKEKRFQSSSRHSSETPPPPPPPVLPPPPLLPAPPPPPSPPLGVIEEPSMEEDMDISDTPPRDPITSDFDAGKWFYLDHCGIEQGPSKLVDLRRLVDEGVLLSDHLIKHADSDRWVTVENAASPLVPLNLPSIVSDVVTQTASPPEAPGNLLVDAGIICQETSSSMLLQKEAVKGQSPVIAECLEDYHIDERVETLLGGYTIVGGKELEIIGEALNTTFEHADWEKWGQSEGFSRFKAQTPSVYPREEGFGGVFKGFSTESSEIKPVFASSGKDYAGPSGGSSDWFVGRWSCKGGDWKRNDEVGQDKSYRRKLVINESYPLCQMSKSGHEDPRWHRKDDLYYPSRSKRLDLPLWAFSSIDDNTDSTSDPSKSAVASRSAQTKPLSLRGVKGTILPVVRINACVVKDQGSIEPHMKVKTSERHVSKSSRSHSSSDRNSLHEGSSRSRKLHEHDFQSLQRCRTILNIPKDHICTIDELSVDLGDWFYLDGAGYEHGPLSYLELQELVGKGAILEQSSVFRKNDNTWLPITMKLKSSEAVNSEEEARTSTARFSSSSLVQLSCNNMSTASHSFHSLYPQFIGYTRGKLHELVMRSYKNREFAAVISEVLDPWINAKQPKKEMDKHFPFNSSITKSSAVLSHDLSVSNIWNSEDGIYREGKRSRFLVDESDEDSEIEDALLSNEKNDWSFEDLCGEADIFQDNATSQTENGSWGLLNGHILARVFHFLKGDMKSLLSSATTCKHWNASVNFYRSICRHVDLSSVGPKCTDTVLQSLMGGYGKKNLMSLVLKGCFNVSAGVLEGILQLFPHIANVDIRGCNQFKELQFRYPNINWIKRSSSFGAKNQEESYSKTRSLKQITENNYLISRTYRSLSGCLDDSGDLENFGISESNSIDRKDFSSLQFKQGFYKRPKLLDARKSSELLSRDAQMRHWLHRKSENSYKKMEEFIANSLKDIVKGKKSDFFMPKIAKIEDRMRCGYYVRRGLSSVKDDISRMCRDAFKSKSQGDAVDRRKIIMSFIQLVKRLENPRLIIQGDELIKAVKDGSEAGSYFSESKYKKKQSKVLSEKKSINRGINTSYANGGTDYRAYAFDREIKRSLSKLKKREMDSDSETSEDDGNDFSEDDRGEDESTASDTESDLEIHSGSGMWDLKGEMDESSESVVTDDREWGARMTKASLVPPVTRKYEVIDKYLIVADEEEVQRKMQVALPDDYSEKLLAQKSGIEESDMEIPEVKDYKPRKKLGVEVLEQEVYGIDPYTHNLLLDSMPEEPDWPLADRHKFIEESLLRTLNKQVRHFTGTGNTPMVYPLQPVIEEVLKNAEEVGDRQAIKMCQGILKAMRSRPDDNYVAYRKGLGVVCNKQEGFEQDDFVVEFLGEVYPAWKWFEKQDGIRALQKNSQDPAPEFYNIYLERPKGDSDGYDLVVVDAMHKANYASRICHSCRPNCEAKKSPD